The following proteins come from a genomic window of Suricata suricatta isolate VVHF042 chromosome 5, meerkat_22Aug2017_6uvM2_HiC, whole genome shotgun sequence:
- the LOC115291956 gene encoding V-type proton ATPase 16 kDa proteolipid subunit-like, with the protein MSEAKNRPEYASFLAVMGALAAMVFSALGAAHGTAKSGTGIAAMSVMRPELIIKSIIPVVMAGIIAIYGLVVAVHIANSLSDGISLYRSFLQLGAGLSVGLSGLATGFVIGIVGDAGVRGTAQHPWLFVGMILILIFAEVLGLYGLIVALILSTK; encoded by the coding sequence ATGTCCGAGGCCAAGAACCGCCCCGAGTACGCCTCCTTTCTCGCGGTCATGGGCGCCTTGGCCGCCATGGTCTTCAGCGCCCTGGGAGCTGCCCATGGCACCGCCAAGAGTGGCACTGGCATCGCGGCCATGTCTGTCATGCGGCCAGAACTGATCATCAAGTCCATCATCCCAGTGGTCATGGCTGGTATCATCGCCATCTACGGGCTGGTGGTGGCGGTCCACATCGCTAATTCCCTGAGCGACGGCATCAGTCTCTACAGGAGTTTCCTCCAGCTGGGTGCTGGGCTGAGCGTGGGCTTGAGTGGGCTGGCGACTGGCTTTGTCATTGGCATTGTGGGGGACGCTGGTGTGCGTGGCACTGCCCAGCACCCCTGGCTATTCGTGGGCATGATCTTGATCCTCATCTTCGCCGAGGTGCTCGGCCTATACGGTCTCATTGTTGCCCTCATCCTTTCCACAAAGTAG
- the LOC115291191 gene encoding LOW QUALITY PROTEIN: 5-hydroxytryptamine receptor 3E-like (The sequence of the model RefSeq protein was modified relative to this genomic sequence to represent the inferred CDS: substituted 3 bases at 3 genomic stop codons), with product MEGSWFHKERFPLLLVLGLLLQGRGSTFVVNCSGFGQHGVDPTVLDSVFERKAFRPVTNFSVPTLVNISFTMSAILDVDEQLQLLSSFLWLEMVCDNPFIRWNPEECEGIMKISVATKNLWLPDIFIVEFMNVNKTPKGLTAYVNNEGHIRYXKPMKVTSICNLDIFYFPFDQQNCTLTFSSFLYTVENMLLGMEKEVXEIADTSQDIDQTHGEWELLGINKATLKMSLGTSPYDXIMFNVAIRHKPRLYITNLWCPVSFWLPAESGNRAPFKITLLLGYNVFLLMMNDLLPTSGTPLISMASPALGTFSAKTGIVLDDKASWSPYLLPLFYTTALLLLKHTCPLGEAG from the exons ATGGAAGGAAGCTGGTTCCACAAAGAGAGATTCCCATTACTCCTTGTTCTTGGTCTTCTCCTTCAAG GAAGAGGCAGTACCTTCGTCGTCAACTGCTCAGGGTTTGGCCAGCATGGAGTGGATCCCACTGTTCTGGATTCAGTGTTTGAGAGGAAGGCCTTCCGTCCAGTTACCAACTTCAGCGTCCCCACCCTAGTCAACATCTCCTTTACTATGTCTGCCATCCTAGATGTG GATGAACAGCTACAACTCTTGTCATCATTCCTGTGGCTGGAAATG GTCTGTGATAACCCATTTATCAGATGGAACCCAGAGGAGTGTGAGGGCATCATGAAGATCAGTGTGGCGACCAAGAATCTATGGCTCCCAGACATTTTCATCGTTGAGTT CATGAATGTGAATAAGACCCCAAAAGGCCTCACTGCATATGTGAATAATGAAGGTCACATCAGATATTAGAAACCCATGAAGGTGACCAGCATCTGTAACCTGGACATCTTCTACTTCCCTTTTGACCAGCAGAACTGCACACTCACCTTTAGTTCATTTCTTTACACGG TGGAGAATATGCTGCTGGGCATGGAGAAAGAAGTGTGAGAAATAGCAGATACATCCCAGGATATCGATCAAACCCATGGAGAGTGGGAGCTCCTGGGCATCAACAAGGCCACCCTGAAGATGTCCCTGGGCACCAGCCCATATGATTAGATCATGTTCAAC GTGGCCATCAGGCACAAGCCCAGACTCTACATCACAAACCTCTGGTGCCCAGTGTCTTTCTGGTTGCCAGCAGAAAGTGGAAATCGTGCCCCATTCAAGATAACGCTTCTGCTGGGCTACAATGTTTTCCTGCTCATGATGAATGACTTACTCCCCACCAGTGGCACCCCCCTCATCAGTATGGCATCACCAGCCTTGgggactttcagtgctaaaactggCATAGTCCTGGATGACAAGGCCAGTTGGTCACCCTACCTGCTTCCTCTCTTTTATAccacagccctcctcctcctcaagcACACATGTCCCTTGGGGGAGGCTGGATAA